The Kitasatospora albolonga nucleotide sequence TTACTTTGGGCATCAAAAACCTGGAGAACCCGGATATCAGCCGGCACACATACATGTAAGACCTTTTGACAATACACGAAACGGACACATCCCAGGCACCGAGGAGCATTACTATTATGACAAAACATTGGACTGACCTAGCGAACAACACAAGCGGACTGAAATCTCTTTACTCCTCCGTGCCATCCCTGAATCTCGTACGCCTGAGATCCATCCATCTCAATTGGCAGGGGCCTACAGTTACGGCAAGAATCGATCTCCCTGAGTATCCAGACAACGCGCCACCCGAATGGATCGATCGCGGCCACGATACCCTGCAAATCCATCTACAGTTCGTGGCCGTAGAGAACTTGTCGGCACACGGGTGGATTCCTTCCAGCCCGGTATCCATCGAATTTATGCCGCAGGAAGAAAGAAGACTCCAGGCATGCATCACCGGAGACGGCCTGGAGCTCTCTCTAGCATGCAGCGATTCGTTCACTGTGGGCCATGTAAGCTCCTTCCGATCAACCGACTCCTCAATGAAAGACGAGACATACAGTTTCCTCCAACCTCTTGACGCACGCAGATTCACCACCCTCCCCGACACGCATGAAAGCACTTTCTATGAGCGAATCTGATTGGGCTCATTTTCTGGAAAATCCAGAATCCATTCACGCGCTGTATGACAAGGAGCCACGCCTTGAGCAAAGTGATCTTTTCCATGTGCTGGCGGACGAGCGATCAGACAGCATCACACTCGGGTTCCGAACCTACGAAATCCCGACGCGCACCAGACCCGAGCGGGAAGGAGCGAAATACAATTCTTTCTCCTTCCATCTAATTTTCGATGGAGTTCAAGAGCTGTTCATCCGTGGGTGGACAGCCCCGGCGCACAAACGGGTTTCTATCCGACGTGATCCCGATGAAAATTTGACGGTCACCATCACTTCGGACGGAAGTTCCGTTGCCTTTCGCGCACACTCTCTCTCACTCAGTGCAGCACGCGTGGGCTTGGTGTCGCGGTTCGAGTAACGGCCTCCCTACTCCTCCGGCGGAAAAACCACCTCCCCCGACCCCGCCAGCGTCAGCGTGATCGCCTCCACCGGGCAGCCCTCCGCCGCCGCGAGGATCTGTTCGGCCGCGTCGTGGTCCTCCTCCGACGGGTGGGACTGGCGGGCGGTGTCCAGGTGGAAGGCGGCCGGGGCGTGGTTGACGCACATGCCGGAGCCGATGCAGACCGAGCGGTCGACCTCCACGTGCCAGCGGTCGCCCATCAGGCGCTCCGGTAGCCGGCGGGGAGGTGGATCATCTTGTGCTCGAAGAACTCGCCGTAGCCCTCGGGGCCGAACTCGCGGCCCAGGCCGGAGTTCTTGTAGCCGCCGAACGGGCCGAGCATGTCGAGGCTGAAGGTGTTCACGCTGTACGTGCCCGTGCGGATGCAGCGGGCGATGTCGATGCCGCGTTCCGTGTCCGCCGTCCAGACGCTGCCGCTGAGGCCGTACGGGGAGTCGTCGGCGATGCGGACGGCCTCGGCCTCGTCGGCGTACGGGATCAGGCAGATCACCGGGCCGAAGATCTCCTCGCGGGCGATGCGCATGGAGTTGTCGACCGAGCCGAAGAGGGTGGGTTCGACGTACCAGCCGCGCTCCTGGGAGGCGGGGCGGCTGCCGCCGGTGAGGATCTTGGCGCCTTCCTCCTGGCCCAGACGGATGTAGTCCAGGGAGCGTTGCTGCTGGCGTCGGGCCACCAGCGGGCCCAGTTCGGTGGTCGGGTCCAGGGGGTCGCCCACGCGCAGGGCTCCCGCCGCCGCCGCGAACGCCTCCGCCATTTCGTCGTAGCGGGAGCGCGGGGCCAGGATGCGGGTCTGGGCCACGCACGCCTGGCCGTTGATCATCCAGGCGAAGGGGACGATGCCCGCGACCGCCGCCTCCAGGTCCGCGTCCGGCAGGATCACCGCCGCCGACTTGCCGCCCAGCTCCAGCGTGACGCGGGTGAGGTTGCGGGAGGCGACCTCCATCACGCGGCGGCCGGCGGCCACCGAGCCCGTGAAGGAGACCTTGTCCACGCCCGGGTGGCCCACCAGGTACTCGCTGACCTCGCGGTCGGCCGGGAGGATGGAGAGGACCCCGGGGGGCAGGCCCGCCTCCGCCGTGATCTCCGCCAGGAGGTAGGCGTCCAGGGGGGTTTCCGGGGAGACCTTCAGGACCGCGGTGCAGCCCGCCAGGAGCGCCGGGGCCAGCTTGGCGGCGGCCGTGAACTGGGGGACGTTCCACGGGACGACCGCCGCCACCACCCCGACCGGCTCCCGGCGGACCAGGAGCGGGCCGAGGACTCCGTCGCGGCGTTCCTCGTACGGGAACGTGCGCGCCACCGTGATCGCCGAGTCCCAGACCATCATCGCGGCCAGCGCCTGCACCATCACGCTCGCGCTGTACGGGGTCCCGTTCTGCGCGCTGATCAGGCGCGCGAACTCCTCGTGGCGTACGGCGAACGCGTCCTTGATCCGCGTGATCACCGCGATCCGCTCGTCCAGCGACATCCGGGGCCAGGGGCCTTCGTCAAAGGCTCGGCGGGCCCCGGCGACCGCTCGGTCCACATCGGCCTCGGAAGCGTGCGGGACGCGGCCGATGACCTGTTCGGTGTGCGGGGAGATCACCTCGATGACGTCGGTGCCGAGCGGATCGGTGAACTCCCCGCCGATGAACAGGTGTCCGTGTTCCACAAGCTCTGTCATGGCCCCTGCCTCCCGTGAACCCCGCACACGCACCCACTCAACTGACTGTTCGTCAGAACTGATACCAGTTCCTGTTCCAGGAGTCCACGGGCGGGAGTCGAAGCATTGGTAGACCTGGGCTACCAATGGAACGAGTTCTCGTTACAGTGGGGGCAGTTCGCGCCGTCCGCCGAGCAGAGATGGGGAGCCCATGACACAGGTGACCGACCACGGTGGAGGCGTCCACAGCATCAGGGTCCCCATCCCGGACAACCCCCTGGGCCACACCCTGGTCCACCTCGTCGACACCGACCGGGGGCCCGTCCTCATCGATACGGGGTGGGACGACCCGGCCTCCTGGGACACCCTGGTCGCCGGGCTCACCGCACTCTCCACCTCCGTCACCGACGTACACGGCATCGTCATCACCCACCACCACCCCGACCACCACGGACTCTCCGGCCAGGTCCGCGAGGCGTCCGGGGCC carries:
- a CDS encoding aldehyde dehydrogenase, with product MTELVEHGHLFIGGEFTDPLGTDVIEVISPHTEQVIGRVPHASEADVDRAVAGARRAFDEGPWPRMSLDERIAVITRIKDAFAVRHEEFARLISAQNGTPYSASVMVQALAAMMVWDSAITVARTFPYEERRDGVLGPLLVRREPVGVVAAVVPWNVPQFTAAAKLAPALLAGCTAVLKVSPETPLDAYLLAEITAEAGLPPGVLSILPADREVSEYLVGHPGVDKVSFTGSVAAGRRVMEVASRNLTRVTLELGGKSAAVILPDADLEAAVAGIVPFAWMINGQACVAQTRILAPRSRYDEMAEAFAAAAGALRVGDPLDPTTELGPLVARRQQQRSLDYIRLGQEEGAKILTGGSRPASQERGWYVEPTLFGSVDNSMRIAREEIFGPVICLIPYADEAEAVRIADDSPYGLSGSVWTADTERGIDIARCIRTGTYSVNTFSLDMLGPFGGYKNSGLGREFGPEGYGEFFEHKMIHLPAGYRSA
- a CDS encoding ferredoxin; this translates as MGDRWHVEVDRSVCIGSGMCVNHAPAAFHLDTARQSHPSEEDHDAAEQILAAAEGCPVEAITLTLAGSGEVVFPPEE